The Budorcas taxicolor isolate Tak-1 chromosome 5, Takin1.1, whole genome shotgun sequence genome includes a window with the following:
- the PAN2 gene encoding PAN2-PAN3 deadenylation complex catalytic subunit PAN2 isoform X3: MNFEGLDPGLAEYAPAMHSALDPVLDAHLNPSLLQNVELDPEGVALEALPVQESVHIMEGVYSELHSVVAEVGVPVSVSHFDLHEEMLWVGSHGGHATSFFGPTLERYSSFQVNGSDDIRQIQSLENGILFLTKNNLKYMARGGLIIFDYLLDESEDMHSLLLTDSSTLLIGGLQNHILEIDLNTVQETQKYAVETPGVTIMRQTNRFFFCGHTSGKVSLRDLRTFKVEHEFDAFSGSLSDFDVHGNLLATCGFSSRLTGLACDRFLKVYDLRMMRAITPLQVHVDPAFLRFIPTYTSRLAIISQSGQCQFCEPTGLANPADIFHVNPVGPLLMTFDVSASKQALAFGDSEGCVHLWTDSPEPSFNPYSRETEFALPCLVDSLPPLDWSQDLLPLSLIPVPLTADTLLSDWPAANSAPAPRRAPPVDAEILRTMKKVGFIGYAPNPRTRLRNQVTIKYSKLGLEDFDFKHYNKTLFAGLEPHIPNAYCNCMIQVLYFLEPVRCLIQNHLCQKEFCLACELGFLFHMLDLSRGDPCQGSNFLRAFRTIPEASALGLILADSDEASGKGNLARLIQRWNRFILTQLHQDLQELEVPQAYRGAGGSSFCSSGDSVIGQLFSCEMENCSLCRCGSETVRASSTLLFTLSYPEDKTGKNCDFAQVLKRSICLEQNTQAWCDNCEKYQPTIQTRNIRHLPDILVINCEVNSLKEADFWRMQAEVAFKMAIKKHSGEISKNKEFALADWKELGSPEGMLMCPSIEELKNVWLPFSIQMKMTKNKGLDVCNWTDGDEMQWGPARAEEEHGVFVYDLMATVVHILDSRTGGSLVAHIKVGETYHQRKEGVTHQQWYLFNDFLIEPIDKHEAVQFDMNWKVPAILYYIKRNLNSKYNLNIKNPIEANVLLAEASLARKQRKTHTTFIPLMLNEMPQVGDLVGLDAEFVTLNEEEAELRSDGTKSTIKPSQMSVARITCVRGQGPNEGIPFIDDYISTQEQVVDYLTQYSGIKPGDLDAKISSKHLTTLKSTYLKLRFLIDIGVKFVGHGLQKDFRVINLMVPKDQVLDTVYLFHMPRKRMISLRFLAWYFLDLKIQGETHDSIEDARTALQLYRKYLELSKNGTEPESFHKVLKGLYEKGRKMDWKVPEPEGQTSPKSAAVFSSVLAL; encoded by the exons atgaaCTTCGAGGGTCTGGACCCTGGACTGGCAGAGTATGCCCCGGCCATGCATTCTGCCCTGGATCCTGTCCTGGATGCCCACCTGAACCCGAGTCTGCTACAGAACGTGGAGCTGGACCCGGAGGGAGTGGCCCTAGAGGCTCTTCCAGTCCAGGAGTCAGTGCACATAATGGAAGGTGTCTACTCTGAGTTGCACAGTGTGGTGGCTGAAGTGGGTGTGCCTGTCTCCGTCTCCCACTTTGACTTGCACGAGGAGATGCTGTGGGTGGGAAGCCATGGG GGCCATGCCACATCATTTTTTGGCCCAACTTTGGAGCGCTACTCATCATTTCAGGTCAATGGCAGTGATGACATCCGCCAGATCCAGAGCCTGGAGAATGGCATCCTTTTTCTTACCAAGAACAACCTCAAGTATATGGCCCGAGGGGGCCTCATTATATTTGATTACCT GCTGGATGAGAGTGAAGACATGCACAGCCTGTTGCTGACAGACAGCAGCACTCTGCTCATTGGTGGGCTGCAGAACCACATACTAGAGATTGACCTGAACACTGTCCAGGAGACTCAGAAG TACGCAGTTGAGACACCTGGAGTCACTATCATGAGACAGACGAATCGCTTCTTCTTCTGTGGCCACACATCTGGCAAG GTTTCTCTGCGAGATCTCCGTACTTTTAAGGTGGAACATGAGTTTGATGCCTTCTCAGGGAGCCTGTCGGATTTTGATGTGCATGGCAACCTGCTGGCCACCTGTGGCTTCTCCAGCCGCCTTACTGGTCTTGCCTGTGACCGTTTCCTCAAAGTTTATGATCTACGCATGATGCGTGCCATCACACCACTTCAGGTTCACGTGGATCCTGCCTTCTTACGCTTCATCCCTACATATACTTCTCGTCTTGCTATCATCTCCCAGTCAG GGCAGTGCCAGTTTTGTGAGCCCACAGGCCTGGCCAACCCAGCAGACATCTTTCATGTGAATCCTGTGGGACCTCTGCTGATGACGTTTGACGTGTCAGCCAGCAAGCAGGCCCTTGCTTTTGGGGATTCTGAGGGCTGCGTGCACCTCTGGACTGATTCCCCTGAGCCTTCCTTCAACCCATATTCCCGTGAGACCGAGTTTGCTTTGCCCTGTCTCGTGGACTCACTGCCGCCTCTGGACTGGAGCCAGGACCTACTGCCTCTTTCCCTCATCCCTGTCCCGCTCACCGCTGACACGCTTCTCTCTGATTGGCCTGCTGCCAACTCTGCTCCAGCTCCCAG GCGAGCACCCCCTGTGGATGCAGAGATTCTGCGCACCATGAAGAAGGTGGGCTTCATTGGCTATGCACCCAATCCCCGCACCAGGCTGCGAAATCAG GTGACCATCAAATACTCCAAGCTAGGGCTGGAGGACTTCGACTTCAAGCACTACAATAAGACGCTGTTTGCTGGATTGGAGCCCCACATCCCCAATGCCTACTGTAACTGCATGATCCAG GTGCTCTATTTCCTGGAGCCTGTGCGTTGTCTAATCCAGAACCACCTTTGCCAGAAGGAGTTCTGCCTGGCCTGCGAGCTGGGCTTCCTCTTCCACATGTTGGACCTCTCCCGAGGCGACCCCTGTCAG GGCAGTAATTTTCTTCGAGCATTCCGCACCATTCCTGAGGCCTCAGCCCTTGGTCTGATTTTGGCTGACTCAGATGAGGCTTCGGGCAAGGGCAACCTGGCCAGGCTCATTCAGAGGTGGAACCGCTTCATTCTCACGCAACTTCATCAAGATTTGCAGGAGCTGGAAGTACCCCAGGCTTACCGAGGCGCTGGAGGCAG CAGCTTTTGCTCATCGGGGGACTCTGTCATTGGGCAGCTGTTCAGCTGTGAGATGGAAAACTGCAGCCTCTGCCGCTGTGGCAGTGAGACCGTGCGAGCCTCATCCACACTGCTCTTCACGCTCTCTTACCCTGAGG ATAAAACCGGGAAGAACTGTGACTTTGCTCAGGTGTTGAAGCGAAGCATCTGCCTGGAGCAGAATACACAGGCCTGGTGTGACAACTGTGAAAAGTACCAGCCCACG ATCCAGACCCGCAACATCCGCCATCTGCCAGATATTCTTGTCATCAACTGTGAGGTGAACAGTTTGAAAGAAGCTGATTTCTGGAGGATGCAGGCTGAG GTTGCCTTCAAGATGGCAATAAAGAAGCATAGTGGGGAAATCTCCAAGAATAAGGAGTTTGCTTTGGCTGATTG GAAGGAACTAGGCAGTCCAGAGGGCATGCTGATGTGTCCCTCCATTGAGGAGTTGAAGAATGTCTGGCTTCCTTTCTCCATTCAAATGAAGATGACCAAGAACAAAGGGCTGGATGTTTGCAATTGGACTGATGGGGATGAGATGCAG TGGGGCCCAGccagggcagaggaggagcaTGGTGTCTTTGTGTATGACCTGATGGCAACTGTGGTACACATCCTGGACTCACGCACAGGGGGCAGCCTGGTGGCTCACATCAAAGTTGGAGAGACCTACCACCAGCGCAAGGAG GGTGTTACCCACCAGCAGTGGTATCTCTTCAACGACTTTCTCATTGAACCTATCGATAAG CATGAAGCTGTGCAGTTTGACATGAATTGGAAAGTGCCTGCTATCCTTTATTACATCAAAAGGAATCTTAATTCCAAATACAACCTGAACA TTAAGAATCCTATTGAGGCAAATGTTCTGCTGGCTGAAGCCTCATTAGCACGGAAGCAGCGGAAAACACATACTACTTTTATTCCCCTGATGCTGAATGAGATGCCACAGGTTGGGGACTTGGTGGGCCTGGACGCTGAGTTTGTCACCCTTAATGAG GAAGAAGCAGAGCTGCGCAGCGATGGCACCAAGTCTACCATCAAGCCAAGCCAGATGTCAGTGGCAAGGATTACCTGCGTTAGGGGCCAGGGACCCAATGAGGGTATCCCCTTCATCGATGACTACATCTCTACCCAGGAGCAG GTGGTGGATTACTTGACTCAGTACTCAGGGATAAAGCCAGGAGACCTTGATGCCAAGATTTCCTCTAAGCACCTCACAACTCTAAAGTCTACCTACTTAAAGCTTCGTTTTCTCATAGACATTGGAGTCAAGTTTGTGGGTCATGGTCTCCAAAAGGACTTCCGGGTCATCAACCTCATG GTGCCCAAGGACCAAGTCCTTGACACTGTTTATCTATTTCACATGCCCCGGAAACGAATGATTTCCCTGCGATTCCTTGCTTGGTACTTTCTCG ACCTGAAGATTCAAGGGGAGACCCATGACAGTATTGAGGATGCCCGCACAGCCCTTCAGCTTTACCGAAAGTATCTGGAGCTAAGCAAAAATGGCACTGAACCTGAGTCCTTCCACAAAGTTCTCAAGGGCCTTTACGAGAAAGGTCGAAAGATGGACTGGAAGGTGCCTGAGCCTGAGGGCCAGACAAGTCCCAAGA GTGCAGCTGTCTTCTCTTCAGTGCTGGCACTCTGA
- the PAN2 gene encoding PAN2-PAN3 deadenylation complex catalytic subunit PAN2 isoform X2, with translation MNFEGLDPGLAEYAPAMHSALDPVLDAHLNPSLLQNVELDPEGVALEALPVQESVHIMEGVYSELHSVVAEVGVPVSVSHFDLHEEMLWVGSHGGHATSFFGPTLERYSSFQVNGSDDIRQIQSLENGILFLTKNNLKYMARGGLIIFDYLLDESEDMHSLLLTDSSTLLIGGLQNHILEIDLNTVQETQKYAVETPGVTIMRQTNRFFFCGHTSGKVSLRDLRTFKVEHEFDAFSGSLSDFDVHGNLLATCGFSSRLTGLACDRFLKVYDLRMMRAITPLQVHVDPAFLRFIPTYTSRLAIISQSGQCQFCEPTGLANPADIFHVNPVGPLLMTFDVSASKQALAFGDSEGCVHLWTDSPEPSFNPYSRETEFALPCLVDSLPPLDWSQDLLPLSLIPVPLTADTLLSDWPAANSAPAPRRAPPVDAEILRTMKKVGFIGYAPNPRTRLRNQIPYRLKESDSEFDSFSQVTESPIGREEEPHLHMVSKKYRKVTIKYSKLGLEDFDFKHYNKTLFAGLEPHIPNAYCNCMIQVLYFLEPVRCLIQNHLCQKEFCLACELGFLFHMLDLSRGDPCQGSNFLRAFRTIPEASALGLILADSDEASGKGNLARLIQRWNRFILTQLHQDLQELEVPQAYRGAGGSFCSSGDSVIGQLFSCEMENCSLCRCGSETVRASSTLLFTLSYPEDKTGKNCDFAQVLKRSICLEQNTQAWCDNCEKYQPTIQTRNIRHLPDILVINCEVNSLKEADFWRMQAEVAFKMAIKKHSGEISKNKEFALADWKELGSPEGMLMCPSIEELKNVWLPFSIQMKMTKNKGLDVCNWTDGDEMQWGPARAEEEHGVFVYDLMATVVHILDSRTGGSLVAHIKVGETYHQRKEGVTHQQWYLFNDFLIEPIDKHEAVQFDMNWKVPAILYYIKRNLNSKYNLNIKNPIEANVLLAEASLARKQRKTHTTFIPLMLNEMPQVGDLVGLDAEFVTLNEEEAELRSDGTKSTIKPSQMSVARITCVRGQGPNEGIPFIDDYISTQEQVVDYLTQYSGIKPGDLDAKISSKHLTTLKSTYLKLRFLIDIGVKFVGHGLQKDFRVINLMVPKDQVLDTVYLFHMPRKRMISLRFLAWYFLDLKIQGETHDSIEDARTALQLYRKYLELSKNGTEPESFHKVLKGLYEKGRKMDWKVPEPEGQTSPKSAAVFSSVLAL, from the exons atgaaCTTCGAGGGTCTGGACCCTGGACTGGCAGAGTATGCCCCGGCCATGCATTCTGCCCTGGATCCTGTCCTGGATGCCCACCTGAACCCGAGTCTGCTACAGAACGTGGAGCTGGACCCGGAGGGAGTGGCCCTAGAGGCTCTTCCAGTCCAGGAGTCAGTGCACATAATGGAAGGTGTCTACTCTGAGTTGCACAGTGTGGTGGCTGAAGTGGGTGTGCCTGTCTCCGTCTCCCACTTTGACTTGCACGAGGAGATGCTGTGGGTGGGAAGCCATGGG GGCCATGCCACATCATTTTTTGGCCCAACTTTGGAGCGCTACTCATCATTTCAGGTCAATGGCAGTGATGACATCCGCCAGATCCAGAGCCTGGAGAATGGCATCCTTTTTCTTACCAAGAACAACCTCAAGTATATGGCCCGAGGGGGCCTCATTATATTTGATTACCT GCTGGATGAGAGTGAAGACATGCACAGCCTGTTGCTGACAGACAGCAGCACTCTGCTCATTGGTGGGCTGCAGAACCACATACTAGAGATTGACCTGAACACTGTCCAGGAGACTCAGAAG TACGCAGTTGAGACACCTGGAGTCACTATCATGAGACAGACGAATCGCTTCTTCTTCTGTGGCCACACATCTGGCAAG GTTTCTCTGCGAGATCTCCGTACTTTTAAGGTGGAACATGAGTTTGATGCCTTCTCAGGGAGCCTGTCGGATTTTGATGTGCATGGCAACCTGCTGGCCACCTGTGGCTTCTCCAGCCGCCTTACTGGTCTTGCCTGTGACCGTTTCCTCAAAGTTTATGATCTACGCATGATGCGTGCCATCACACCACTTCAGGTTCACGTGGATCCTGCCTTCTTACGCTTCATCCCTACATATACTTCTCGTCTTGCTATCATCTCCCAGTCAG GGCAGTGCCAGTTTTGTGAGCCCACAGGCCTGGCCAACCCAGCAGACATCTTTCATGTGAATCCTGTGGGACCTCTGCTGATGACGTTTGACGTGTCAGCCAGCAAGCAGGCCCTTGCTTTTGGGGATTCTGAGGGCTGCGTGCACCTCTGGACTGATTCCCCTGAGCCTTCCTTCAACCCATATTCCCGTGAGACCGAGTTTGCTTTGCCCTGTCTCGTGGACTCACTGCCGCCTCTGGACTGGAGCCAGGACCTACTGCCTCTTTCCCTCATCCCTGTCCCGCTCACCGCTGACACGCTTCTCTCTGATTGGCCTGCTGCCAACTCTGCTCCAGCTCCCAG GCGAGCACCCCCTGTGGATGCAGAGATTCTGCGCACCATGAAGAAGGTGGGCTTCATTGGCTATGCACCCAATCCCCGCACCAGGCTGCGAAATCAG ATTCCTTACCGACTCAAGGAGTCTGACAGTGAATTTGACAGCTTCAGCCAGGTCACTGAGTCACCAATAGGGCGGGAAGAGGAGCCACATCTCCACATGGTCTCTAAGAAGTACCGCAAG GTGACCATCAAATACTCCAAGCTAGGGCTGGAGGACTTCGACTTCAAGCACTACAATAAGACGCTGTTTGCTGGATTGGAGCCCCACATCCCCAATGCCTACTGTAACTGCATGATCCAG GTGCTCTATTTCCTGGAGCCTGTGCGTTGTCTAATCCAGAACCACCTTTGCCAGAAGGAGTTCTGCCTGGCCTGCGAGCTGGGCTTCCTCTTCCACATGTTGGACCTCTCCCGAGGCGACCCCTGTCAG GGCAGTAATTTTCTTCGAGCATTCCGCACCATTCCTGAGGCCTCAGCCCTTGGTCTGATTTTGGCTGACTCAGATGAGGCTTCGGGCAAGGGCAACCTGGCCAGGCTCATTCAGAGGTGGAACCGCTTCATTCTCACGCAACTTCATCAAGATTTGCAGGAGCTGGAAGTACCCCAGGCTTACCGAGGCGCTGGAGGCAG CTTTTGCTCATCGGGGGACTCTGTCATTGGGCAGCTGTTCAGCTGTGAGATGGAAAACTGCAGCCTCTGCCGCTGTGGCAGTGAGACCGTGCGAGCCTCATCCACACTGCTCTTCACGCTCTCTTACCCTGAGG ATAAAACCGGGAAGAACTGTGACTTTGCTCAGGTGTTGAAGCGAAGCATCTGCCTGGAGCAGAATACACAGGCCTGGTGTGACAACTGTGAAAAGTACCAGCCCACG ATCCAGACCCGCAACATCCGCCATCTGCCAGATATTCTTGTCATCAACTGTGAGGTGAACAGTTTGAAAGAAGCTGATTTCTGGAGGATGCAGGCTGAG GTTGCCTTCAAGATGGCAATAAAGAAGCATAGTGGGGAAATCTCCAAGAATAAGGAGTTTGCTTTGGCTGATTG GAAGGAACTAGGCAGTCCAGAGGGCATGCTGATGTGTCCCTCCATTGAGGAGTTGAAGAATGTCTGGCTTCCTTTCTCCATTCAAATGAAGATGACCAAGAACAAAGGGCTGGATGTTTGCAATTGGACTGATGGGGATGAGATGCAG TGGGGCCCAGccagggcagaggaggagcaTGGTGTCTTTGTGTATGACCTGATGGCAACTGTGGTACACATCCTGGACTCACGCACAGGGGGCAGCCTGGTGGCTCACATCAAAGTTGGAGAGACCTACCACCAGCGCAAGGAG GGTGTTACCCACCAGCAGTGGTATCTCTTCAACGACTTTCTCATTGAACCTATCGATAAG CATGAAGCTGTGCAGTTTGACATGAATTGGAAAGTGCCTGCTATCCTTTATTACATCAAAAGGAATCTTAATTCCAAATACAACCTGAACA TTAAGAATCCTATTGAGGCAAATGTTCTGCTGGCTGAAGCCTCATTAGCACGGAAGCAGCGGAAAACACATACTACTTTTATTCCCCTGATGCTGAATGAGATGCCACAGGTTGGGGACTTGGTGGGCCTGGACGCTGAGTTTGTCACCCTTAATGAG GAAGAAGCAGAGCTGCGCAGCGATGGCACCAAGTCTACCATCAAGCCAAGCCAGATGTCAGTGGCAAGGATTACCTGCGTTAGGGGCCAGGGACCCAATGAGGGTATCCCCTTCATCGATGACTACATCTCTACCCAGGAGCAG GTGGTGGATTACTTGACTCAGTACTCAGGGATAAAGCCAGGAGACCTTGATGCCAAGATTTCCTCTAAGCACCTCACAACTCTAAAGTCTACCTACTTAAAGCTTCGTTTTCTCATAGACATTGGAGTCAAGTTTGTGGGTCATGGTCTCCAAAAGGACTTCCGGGTCATCAACCTCATG GTGCCCAAGGACCAAGTCCTTGACACTGTTTATCTATTTCACATGCCCCGGAAACGAATGATTTCCCTGCGATTCCTTGCTTGGTACTTTCTCG ACCTGAAGATTCAAGGGGAGACCCATGACAGTATTGAGGATGCCCGCACAGCCCTTCAGCTTTACCGAAAGTATCTGGAGCTAAGCAAAAATGGCACTGAACCTGAGTCCTTCCACAAAGTTCTCAAGGGCCTTTACGAGAAAGGTCGAAAGATGGACTGGAAGGTGCCTGAGCCTGAGGGCCAGACAAGTCCCAAGA GTGCAGCTGTCTTCTCTTCAGTGCTGGCACTCTGA
- the PAN2 gene encoding PAN2-PAN3 deadenylation complex catalytic subunit PAN2 isoform X1, whose amino-acid sequence MNFEGLDPGLAEYAPAMHSALDPVLDAHLNPSLLQNVELDPEGVALEALPVQESVHIMEGVYSELHSVVAEVGVPVSVSHFDLHEEMLWVGSHGGHATSFFGPTLERYSSFQVNGSDDIRQIQSLENGILFLTKNNLKYMARGGLIIFDYLLDESEDMHSLLLTDSSTLLIGGLQNHILEIDLNTVQETQKYAVETPGVTIMRQTNRFFFCGHTSGKVSLRDLRTFKVEHEFDAFSGSLSDFDVHGNLLATCGFSSRLTGLACDRFLKVYDLRMMRAITPLQVHVDPAFLRFIPTYTSRLAIISQSGQCQFCEPTGLANPADIFHVNPVGPLLMTFDVSASKQALAFGDSEGCVHLWTDSPEPSFNPYSRETEFALPCLVDSLPPLDWSQDLLPLSLIPVPLTADTLLSDWPAANSAPAPRRAPPVDAEILRTMKKVGFIGYAPNPRTRLRNQIPYRLKESDSEFDSFSQVTESPIGREEEPHLHMVSKKYRKVTIKYSKLGLEDFDFKHYNKTLFAGLEPHIPNAYCNCMIQVLYFLEPVRCLIQNHLCQKEFCLACELGFLFHMLDLSRGDPCQGSNFLRAFRTIPEASALGLILADSDEASGKGNLARLIQRWNRFILTQLHQDLQELEVPQAYRGAGGSSFCSSGDSVIGQLFSCEMENCSLCRCGSETVRASSTLLFTLSYPEDKTGKNCDFAQVLKRSICLEQNTQAWCDNCEKYQPTIQTRNIRHLPDILVINCEVNSLKEADFWRMQAEVAFKMAIKKHSGEISKNKEFALADWKELGSPEGMLMCPSIEELKNVWLPFSIQMKMTKNKGLDVCNWTDGDEMQWGPARAEEEHGVFVYDLMATVVHILDSRTGGSLVAHIKVGETYHQRKEGVTHQQWYLFNDFLIEPIDKHEAVQFDMNWKVPAILYYIKRNLNSKYNLNIKNPIEANVLLAEASLARKQRKTHTTFIPLMLNEMPQVGDLVGLDAEFVTLNEEEAELRSDGTKSTIKPSQMSVARITCVRGQGPNEGIPFIDDYISTQEQVVDYLTQYSGIKPGDLDAKISSKHLTTLKSTYLKLRFLIDIGVKFVGHGLQKDFRVINLMVPKDQVLDTVYLFHMPRKRMISLRFLAWYFLDLKIQGETHDSIEDARTALQLYRKYLELSKNGTEPESFHKVLKGLYEKGRKMDWKVPEPEGQTSPKSAAVFSSVLAL is encoded by the exons atgaaCTTCGAGGGTCTGGACCCTGGACTGGCAGAGTATGCCCCGGCCATGCATTCTGCCCTGGATCCTGTCCTGGATGCCCACCTGAACCCGAGTCTGCTACAGAACGTGGAGCTGGACCCGGAGGGAGTGGCCCTAGAGGCTCTTCCAGTCCAGGAGTCAGTGCACATAATGGAAGGTGTCTACTCTGAGTTGCACAGTGTGGTGGCTGAAGTGGGTGTGCCTGTCTCCGTCTCCCACTTTGACTTGCACGAGGAGATGCTGTGGGTGGGAAGCCATGGG GGCCATGCCACATCATTTTTTGGCCCAACTTTGGAGCGCTACTCATCATTTCAGGTCAATGGCAGTGATGACATCCGCCAGATCCAGAGCCTGGAGAATGGCATCCTTTTTCTTACCAAGAACAACCTCAAGTATATGGCCCGAGGGGGCCTCATTATATTTGATTACCT GCTGGATGAGAGTGAAGACATGCACAGCCTGTTGCTGACAGACAGCAGCACTCTGCTCATTGGTGGGCTGCAGAACCACATACTAGAGATTGACCTGAACACTGTCCAGGAGACTCAGAAG TACGCAGTTGAGACACCTGGAGTCACTATCATGAGACAGACGAATCGCTTCTTCTTCTGTGGCCACACATCTGGCAAG GTTTCTCTGCGAGATCTCCGTACTTTTAAGGTGGAACATGAGTTTGATGCCTTCTCAGGGAGCCTGTCGGATTTTGATGTGCATGGCAACCTGCTGGCCACCTGTGGCTTCTCCAGCCGCCTTACTGGTCTTGCCTGTGACCGTTTCCTCAAAGTTTATGATCTACGCATGATGCGTGCCATCACACCACTTCAGGTTCACGTGGATCCTGCCTTCTTACGCTTCATCCCTACATATACTTCTCGTCTTGCTATCATCTCCCAGTCAG GGCAGTGCCAGTTTTGTGAGCCCACAGGCCTGGCCAACCCAGCAGACATCTTTCATGTGAATCCTGTGGGACCTCTGCTGATGACGTTTGACGTGTCAGCCAGCAAGCAGGCCCTTGCTTTTGGGGATTCTGAGGGCTGCGTGCACCTCTGGACTGATTCCCCTGAGCCTTCCTTCAACCCATATTCCCGTGAGACCGAGTTTGCTTTGCCCTGTCTCGTGGACTCACTGCCGCCTCTGGACTGGAGCCAGGACCTACTGCCTCTTTCCCTCATCCCTGTCCCGCTCACCGCTGACACGCTTCTCTCTGATTGGCCTGCTGCCAACTCTGCTCCAGCTCCCAG GCGAGCACCCCCTGTGGATGCAGAGATTCTGCGCACCATGAAGAAGGTGGGCTTCATTGGCTATGCACCCAATCCCCGCACCAGGCTGCGAAATCAG ATTCCTTACCGACTCAAGGAGTCTGACAGTGAATTTGACAGCTTCAGCCAGGTCACTGAGTCACCAATAGGGCGGGAAGAGGAGCCACATCTCCACATGGTCTCTAAGAAGTACCGCAAG GTGACCATCAAATACTCCAAGCTAGGGCTGGAGGACTTCGACTTCAAGCACTACAATAAGACGCTGTTTGCTGGATTGGAGCCCCACATCCCCAATGCCTACTGTAACTGCATGATCCAG GTGCTCTATTTCCTGGAGCCTGTGCGTTGTCTAATCCAGAACCACCTTTGCCAGAAGGAGTTCTGCCTGGCCTGCGAGCTGGGCTTCCTCTTCCACATGTTGGACCTCTCCCGAGGCGACCCCTGTCAG GGCAGTAATTTTCTTCGAGCATTCCGCACCATTCCTGAGGCCTCAGCCCTTGGTCTGATTTTGGCTGACTCAGATGAGGCTTCGGGCAAGGGCAACCTGGCCAGGCTCATTCAGAGGTGGAACCGCTTCATTCTCACGCAACTTCATCAAGATTTGCAGGAGCTGGAAGTACCCCAGGCTTACCGAGGCGCTGGAGGCAG CAGCTTTTGCTCATCGGGGGACTCTGTCATTGGGCAGCTGTTCAGCTGTGAGATGGAAAACTGCAGCCTCTGCCGCTGTGGCAGTGAGACCGTGCGAGCCTCATCCACACTGCTCTTCACGCTCTCTTACCCTGAGG ATAAAACCGGGAAGAACTGTGACTTTGCTCAGGTGTTGAAGCGAAGCATCTGCCTGGAGCAGAATACACAGGCCTGGTGTGACAACTGTGAAAAGTACCAGCCCACG ATCCAGACCCGCAACATCCGCCATCTGCCAGATATTCTTGTCATCAACTGTGAGGTGAACAGTTTGAAAGAAGCTGATTTCTGGAGGATGCAGGCTGAG GTTGCCTTCAAGATGGCAATAAAGAAGCATAGTGGGGAAATCTCCAAGAATAAGGAGTTTGCTTTGGCTGATTG GAAGGAACTAGGCAGTCCAGAGGGCATGCTGATGTGTCCCTCCATTGAGGAGTTGAAGAATGTCTGGCTTCCTTTCTCCATTCAAATGAAGATGACCAAGAACAAAGGGCTGGATGTTTGCAATTGGACTGATGGGGATGAGATGCAG TGGGGCCCAGccagggcagaggaggagcaTGGTGTCTTTGTGTATGACCTGATGGCAACTGTGGTACACATCCTGGACTCACGCACAGGGGGCAGCCTGGTGGCTCACATCAAAGTTGGAGAGACCTACCACCAGCGCAAGGAG GGTGTTACCCACCAGCAGTGGTATCTCTTCAACGACTTTCTCATTGAACCTATCGATAAG CATGAAGCTGTGCAGTTTGACATGAATTGGAAAGTGCCTGCTATCCTTTATTACATCAAAAGGAATCTTAATTCCAAATACAACCTGAACA TTAAGAATCCTATTGAGGCAAATGTTCTGCTGGCTGAAGCCTCATTAGCACGGAAGCAGCGGAAAACACATACTACTTTTATTCCCCTGATGCTGAATGAGATGCCACAGGTTGGGGACTTGGTGGGCCTGGACGCTGAGTTTGTCACCCTTAATGAG GAAGAAGCAGAGCTGCGCAGCGATGGCACCAAGTCTACCATCAAGCCAAGCCAGATGTCAGTGGCAAGGATTACCTGCGTTAGGGGCCAGGGACCCAATGAGGGTATCCCCTTCATCGATGACTACATCTCTACCCAGGAGCAG GTGGTGGATTACTTGACTCAGTACTCAGGGATAAAGCCAGGAGACCTTGATGCCAAGATTTCCTCTAAGCACCTCACAACTCTAAAGTCTACCTACTTAAAGCTTCGTTTTCTCATAGACATTGGAGTCAAGTTTGTGGGTCATGGTCTCCAAAAGGACTTCCGGGTCATCAACCTCATG GTGCCCAAGGACCAAGTCCTTGACACTGTTTATCTATTTCACATGCCCCGGAAACGAATGATTTCCCTGCGATTCCTTGCTTGGTACTTTCTCG ACCTGAAGATTCAAGGGGAGACCCATGACAGTATTGAGGATGCCCGCACAGCCCTTCAGCTTTACCGAAAGTATCTGGAGCTAAGCAAAAATGGCACTGAACCTGAGTCCTTCCACAAAGTTCTCAAGGGCCTTTACGAGAAAGGTCGAAAGATGGACTGGAAGGTGCCTGAGCCTGAGGGCCAGACAAGTCCCAAGA GTGCAGCTGTCTTCTCTTCAGTGCTGGCACTCTGA